The Methylomonas montana genome has a window encoding:
- the rnhA gene encoding ribonuclease HI translates to MTEVIIYTDGACKGNPGPGGWGVRMEYKAYEKELYGGETETTNNRMELMAAIQALETLTKPCSIRLHTDSKYVLQGITEWLVNWKKRAWKTAANKPVKNEDLWRRLDTAIQRHNIDWIWVKGHAGDVGNERADQLANEGIEQLPRS, encoded by the coding sequence ATGACTGAAGTAATTATTTATACGGATGGCGCATGCAAGGGTAATCCCGGTCCAGGAGGATGGGGCGTGCGCATGGAATATAAGGCTTATGAAAAAGAGTTGTACGGCGGTGAAACCGAAACCACCAATAACCGGATGGAATTGATGGCGGCGATTCAGGCTTTGGAAACCTTAACCAAACCGTGCAGCATTAGACTGCACACCGACTCCAAATATGTGCTGCAAGGTATCACCGAATGGTTGGTTAACTGGAAAAAGCGGGCATGGAAAACCGCGGCGAACAAGCCGGTCAAAAACGAAGATCTGTGGCGGCGCTTGGATACCGCCATTCAACGTCATAATATCGATTGGATATGGGTCAAAGGCCACGCTGGGGATGTAGGTAACGAGCGCGCCGACCAACTGGCCAATGAGGGGATCGAGCAACTGCCTCGCTCCTGA